From a region of the Alnus glutinosa chromosome 1, dhAlnGlut1.1, whole genome shotgun sequence genome:
- the LOC133854767 gene encoding protein FAR-RED IMPAIRED RESPONSE 1-like isoform X1: MKGRAPRAIITDQDRAMKNAINKVFPNARHRFCLWHVLKKISKKFGSHSQYNAIMSAIRNCVYNSQTCDEFDASWQNLLECYNLEDNAWLRDLYSERTFWVPAYLNGVFWASMTATQRSESMNAFFYGYVHSSTSLKEFVDQYDNALRRKVEIENVADFDSFHTTISCVSRFPLEKQFQKIYTHAKFKEVQKEILEVMYCGCTLLKSEGGISTYQVIERVKINDSYIKKVRFTVYYNDPSCEVNCSCCLFESRGILCKHVISVLTKLEDVELLPEKYFLNRWRKDLKRPYKLIKSSYAPLSGNPIVDRYVELSKNMLKLAAIAAPNVDHCTEVQNHVDMLTKKLSGQSCEQSPHSQSLPSAKSLSSVSMISNGAIDCMAVETFGNSQSSRPFEGDFIYLS; encoded by the exons ATGAAGGGCCGTGCGCCAAGGGCAATTATTACAGATCAAGATAGggctatgaaaaatgcaattaataagGTTTTTCCGAATGCCCgacatagattttgtttatggcacgtactgaaaaaaatttcaaaaaaatttggatCACATTCACAGTACAATGCCATTATGAGTGCCATACGAAATTGTGTGTATAATTCTCAGACATGTGACGAGTTTGATGCAAGTTGGCAGAATTTACTTGAGTGTTATAATCTGGAGGATAATGCATGGCTACGTGATTTATATAGTGAGCGGACTTTCTGGGTACCGGCATATTTGAATGGTGTATTTTGGGCCAGCATGACTGCCACACAACGTAGTGAGAGTATGAATGCATTTTTTTATGGTTATGTGCACTCGTCCACCTCATTGAAAGAATTTGTGGATCAATACGATAACGCTTTGCGTAGGAAGGTTGAGATTgagaatgttgctgatttcgATTCTTTTCATACCACGATTTCATGTGTAAGCAGGTTTCCCCTTGagaaacaatttcaaaaaatttacacccatgcaaagttcaaagaagttcaaAAGGAGATTTTAGAGGTTATGTATTGTGGTTGCACTCTTTTAAAAAGTGAAGGTGGAATTAGTACCTATCAGGTGATTGAACGGGTAAAAATTAATGATTCCTACATAAAAAAAGTACGCTTTACTGTTTACTATAATGACCCTTCATGTGAAGTGAACTGCAgttgttgtttgtttgaatCAAGAGGAATTTTGTGCAAACATGTCATATCTGTACTGACTAAACTTGAAGATGTGGAATTGTTgcccgaaaaatattttctaaaccGTTGGAGGAAGGATTTGAAGCGGCCATATAAATTAATCAAAAGTAGTTATGCTCCCTTGAGTGGCAACCCTATTGTAGATCGATATGTTGAATTGAGCAAAAATATGTTGAAGTTAGCCGCAATCGCAGCACCAAACGTGGACCATTGCACGGAAGTGCAAAATCATGTTGATATGCTAACTAAGAAATTAAGTGGTCAAAGCTGTGAACAAAGTCCACATTCCCAATCACTCCCAAGTGCAAAATCTCTCTCAAGTGTATCTATGATCAGTAATGGAGCCATTGATTGTATGGCGGTGGAG ACCTTCGGGAATTCACAATCATCACGTCCATTTGAAGGAGATTTTATATACTTGTC GTGA
- the LOC133854767 gene encoding protein FAR-RED IMPAIRED RESPONSE 1-like isoform X3: MDLSQTTLISQCEVDYSLTHEQLDEVVPIEMDPQNANEQLQDSVGNCRTRLKLIDEDKNVKEPKEGMLFGSIEEIHEYYRNYAKQKGFGVVQKKKKKYENGDVHYITLACACQGSRPSNSNSFCKPSKTIRTGCKATLNAKLVDTKWYVTNVNIGHNHDLSPGKARYFRCHKNLNPCMKRKLEIDDRAGIRMNKIYNSLVVEVGEYENLTFGEKDCHNYIASSRHLRLGTGGAAALRDYFDRMRKVNDDFYFDMDMDNQCKLKNVFWVDARSRASYEDFGDVVAFDTTYLTNKYEMPFAHFVGVNHHGQSILLGLALISSEDTTTFV, from the exons ATGGACTTGTCACAAACTACCTTGATTTCACAATGCGAAGTTGATTATTCGTTGACACATGAACAACTTGACGAGGTTGTGCCCATCGaaatggaccctcaaaatg CTAATGAACAGTTGCAAGATAGTGTGGGCAATTGTCGTACCAGGCTCAAGCTCATAGACGAAGATAAAAATGTTAAGGAACCTAAGGAAGGGATGCTATTTGGCTCCATAGAGGAAATTCATGAATATTATAGAAATTATGCAAAGCAAaagggttttggtgtggtacagaagaagaaaaaaaagtatgaaaatggaGATGTACATTACATCACTCTAGCATGTGCTTGTCAAGGCAGTAGACCATCCAACTCAAATAGCTTTTGCAAGCCTAGTAAAACAATCAGAACGGGGTGTAAAGCTACTTTGAATGCAAAGTTAGTAGATACAAAGTGGTATGTGACTAATGTAAATATTGGCCATAATCATgatttaagcccaggcaaagcgAGATATTTTAGATGCCACAAGAATTTAAATCCTTGTATGAAGAGAAAGCTTGAGATAGATGATAGAGCTGGAATACGTATGAATAAGATTTATAACTCGTTAGTCGTTGAAGTGGGGGAATATGAGAATCttacatttggagagaaagattgtcACAATTATATTGCGAGTTCAAGACATCTTCGCCTTGGCACAGGAGGTGCTGCAGCACTTCGTGACTACTTCGATAGAATGCGGAAAGTGAATGATGATTTCTATTTTGATATGGACATGGATAATCAGTGtaaattgaaaaatgtgttttgggtTGATGCACGAAGTAGGGCATCATATGAAGATTTCGGGGATGTCGTTGCATTTGACACAACATACTTGACCAACAAATACGAAATGCCATTTGCCCATTTTGTGGGAGTAaatcatcatggtcaatcaATTCTTTTAGGATTGGCATTAATTTCAAGCGAAGATACAACGACATTTGTTTAG
- the LOC133854767 gene encoding protein FAR-RED IMPAIRED RESPONSE 1-like isoform X2, with protein MDLSQTTLISQCEVDYSLTHEQLDEVVPIEMDPQNDGNEIVANEQLQDSVGNCRTRLKLIDEDKNVKEPKEGMLFGSIEEIHEYYRNYAKQKGFGVVQKKKKKYENGDVHYITLACACQGSRPSNSNSFCKPSKTIRTGCKATLNAKLVDTKWYVTNVNIGHNHDLSPGKARYFRCHKNLNPCMKRKLEIDDRAGIRMNKIYNSLVVEVGEYENLTFGEKDCHNYIASSRHLRLGTGGAAALRDYFDRMRKVNDDFYFDMDMDNQCKLKNVFWVDARSRASYEDFGDVVAFDTTYLTNKYEMPFAHFVGVNHHGQSILLGLALISSEDTTTFV; from the exons ATGGACTTGTCACAAACTACCTTGATTTCACAATGCGAAGTTGATTATTCGTTGACACATGAACAACTTGACGAGGTTGTGCCCATCGaaatggaccctcaaaatg ATGGAAATGAAATTGTAGCTAATGAACAGTTGCAAGATAGTGTGGGCAATTGTCGTACCAGGCTCAAGCTCATAGACGAAGATAAAAATGTTAAGGAACCTAAGGAAGGGATGCTATTTGGCTCCATAGAGGAAATTCATGAATATTATAGAAATTATGCAAAGCAAaagggttttggtgtggtacagaagaagaaaaaaaagtatgaaaatggaGATGTACATTACATCACTCTAGCATGTGCTTGTCAAGGCAGTAGACCATCCAACTCAAATAGCTTTTGCAAGCCTAGTAAAACAATCAGAACGGGGTGTAAAGCTACTTTGAATGCAAAGTTAGTAGATACAAAGTGGTATGTGACTAATGTAAATATTGGCCATAATCATgatttaagcccaggcaaagcgAGATATTTTAGATGCCACAAGAATTTAAATCCTTGTATGAAGAGAAAGCTTGAGATAGATGATAGAGCTGGAATACGTATGAATAAGATTTATAACTCGTTAGTCGTTGAAGTGGGGGAATATGAGAATCttacatttggagagaaagattgtcACAATTATATTGCGAGTTCAAGACATCTTCGCCTTGGCACAGGAGGTGCTGCAGCACTTCGTGACTACTTCGATAGAATGCGGAAAGTGAATGATGATTTCTATTTTGATATGGACATGGATAATCAGTGtaaattgaaaaatgtgttttgggtTGATGCACGAAGTAGGGCATCATATGAAGATTTCGGGGATGTCGTTGCATTTGACACAACATACTTGACCAACAAATACGAAATGCCATTTGCCCATTTTGTGGGAGTAaatcatcatggtcaatcaATTCTTTTAGGATTGGCATTAATTTCAAGCGAAGATACAACGACATTTGTTTAG
- the LOC133854796 gene encoding uncharacterized protein LOC133854796, with protein MFFFFAGGVEQQVRQVLKYGAGRCIACRSPADLVEYEKVLKIFFVPVWRWPGKEPVMYCNNCKLFLPRSYSLPPPQTAESAVSDVSRCRFCDRAVEPDFSFCPFCGSAL; from the coding sequence atgttcttcttctttgcagGAGGAGTAGAGCAACAGGTCAGGCAGGTGTTGAAATATGGTGCGGGCAGGTGCATAGCGTGCCGGTCGCCAGCCGATCTGGTTGAGTACGAGAAGGTCCTGAAGATATTCTTCGTTCCGGTGTGGCGGTGGCCGGGGAAGGAGCCCGTGATGTACTGCAACAACTGCAAACTCTTCTTACCTCGGTCCTACTCTCTGCCGCCGCCACAGACAGCCGAGTCGGCCGTCTCGGACGTCTCGCGATGCCGGTTCTGTGACCGGGCGGTGGAGCCTGATTTCAGCTTCTGCCCCTTTTGTGGTTCTGCTCTGTGA
- the LOC133854758 gene encoding chlorophyllide a oxygenase, chloroplastic, with the protein MNTVATASALSLPISLGRSSKFNIKKGVKGGFRVIAVFREEGEVDKKSAWGPLFDVEDPRSRVPQCKGKFLDVNQALEVARYDIQYCDWRARQDVLTIMLLHEKVVEVLNPLARDYKSIGTMKKELAELQEDLSQAHKQVHMSEVRVATALDKLAYMEALVNDRLLQDRSATVSNQTSPSPSTSTQTLDVVQRRLPRKSLDVSGPVQPYHPHLKNFWYPVAFSNDLKDDTMMPIDCFEKPWVVFRGKDGKPGCVQNTCAHRACPLHLGSINEGRIQCPYHGWEYSTDGKCEKMPSTRLLDVKIKSLPCFEQDGMIWIWPGNDPPTATLPSLQPPPGFQVHAEIVMELPVEHGLLLDNLLDLAHAPFTHTSTFAKGWSVPSLVKFLTPESGLQGYWDPYPIDMEFRPPCMVLSTIGISKPGKLGGQSTQQCPTHLHQLHVCLPSSRQKTRLLYRMSLDFAPLLKHIPFMQYLWRHFAEQVLNEDLRLVLGQQERMINGANVWNWPVSYDKLGVRYRLWRDAVEQGAKLPFSKPM; encoded by the exons ATGAACACCGTAGCTACTGCTTCAGCTCTTTCATTGCCAATCTCTCTTGGTAGATCATCTAAGTTCAACATCAAGAAG GGCGTCAAAGGAGGATTTAGGGTTATTGCTGTATTTAGAGAGGAAGGAGAGGTAGATAAGAAGAGTGCCTGGGGACCTCTGTTCGATGTGGAGGATCCGAGGTCTAGAGTCCCCCAGTGCAAAGGGAAGTTCTTAGATGTGAACCAAGCTCTGGAAGTGGCCAGATACGATATTCAGTACTGTGACTGGAGGGCTCGACAAGATGTGCTCACAATCATGCTCCTTCATGAAAAG GTTGTAGAAGTTCTAAATCCTCTAGCCCGTGATTACAAGTCCATTGGCACAATGAAGAAGGAGCTTGCGGAGTTGCAAGAAGACTTATCACAAGCTCACAAACAG GTTCACATGTCTGAAGTAAGGGTTGCCACTGCTTTAGATAAGCTAGCTTACATGGAAGCATTGGTGAATGATAGGCTGTTACAAGACAGAAGTGCAACAGTATCAAACCAAACATCCCCATCTCCCAGTACTTCCACACAAACTCTTGATGTCGTCCAGAGAAGGTTGCCACGTAAGAGCTTGGACGTGTCAGGTCCTGTTCAACCGTACCATCCCCACTTAAAGAATTTCTGGTATCCTGTTGCTTTCTCCAATGATCTGAAGGATGATACCATG ATGCCAATTGATTGTTTTGAGAAACCTTGGGTTGTCTTTCGCGGAAAAGATGGGAAACCTGGATGTGTCCAGAACACCTGTGCACATAGAGCATGCCCTCTTCACCTTGGTTCAATAAATGAGGGTCGCATCCAATGCCCATACCATG GATGGGAGTACTCAACAGATggaaaatgtgagaaaatgCCGTCAACGCGATTACTTGATGTGAAGATAAAGTCATTGCCATGCTTTGAGCAAGATGGGATGATCTGGATTTGGCCTGGCAATGACCCTCCAACAGCCACCCTTCCTTCTTTACAACCACCTCCTGGATTCCAAGTCCATGCTGAG ATTGTTATGGAACTTCCAGTGGAACATGGGCTACTTTTAGATAATCTCTTGGATCTTGCACATGCCCCTTTTACTCACACTTCCACCTTTGCCAAGGGATGGAGCGTTCCCAG CTTGGTGAAATTTTTGACACCTGAATCCGGCCTCCAAGGATATTGGGACCCTTATCCAATAGATATGGAATTCCGGCCACCTTGTATGGTGCTATCAACCATAGGGATCTCAAAACCCGGAAAACTGGGCGGACAGAGTACCCAGCAGTGTCCGACACACCTTCACCAACTTCACGTGTGCTTACCTTCATCGAGGCAGAAAACGAGGTTATTATACAGAATGTCATTGGATTTTGCTCCCCTGCTTAAGCACATTCCTTTCATGCAATATCTGTGGAGGCATTTCGCAGAACAG GTCTTGAACGAGGATCTCCGGCTTGTACTTGGCCAGCAAGAGCGCATGATCAACGGCGCAAACGTCTGGAATTGGCCGGTATCCTATGACAAGCTTGGTGTAAGGTATAGGCTATGGAGAGATGCTGTGGAGCAAGGAGCTAAACTACCATTCAGCAAACCAATGTAG